The sequence below is a genomic window from Melospiza georgiana isolate bMelGeo1 chromosome 6, bMelGeo1.pri, whole genome shotgun sequence.
TCCATGGTGTCTTTGAGTTCCCAACTGAAAGAAGAAATCCAACTCTAATAAGAAATGCAAATGTGGATCCCTGCACCTACCAGTGCTTCTCTGAGCAGGATCTTGACAGACAAGTACCCTGGAGTTTAGGAGAGGACTGTTTGGCAAAAACAGCACAAGGATCAAGAGCAGATAAAAAATCATCACAGAAGTGAGAATGTGACAATGTAATCCCTCaaaaaagaacagcaaacaagcaaaaatgtGTGTGCCAAGCGTGCCTTCCTCCCATACATCACAAGCAGCGAAACTTAATGCCCTGCTCAGCATCTTGCTTGAGGGCTGTCCAGGTTTTAAGCCAAGCACCCAACTTCCCAAGTTTGCCCTTGGAGGAAAAGGAGGTTTTAAGTTCTTACTAggaggaaaggaacaaaactgCATTTGACTGTGATGTTCAAGTGAGGTTAAATCCTCGAGGAGCCTCTCCTCCCTGTTTGGTAATTCGAGCACTTGTTTGTGAGATAAGGGAAGGtgtcagctccagcagcatctgCACTCCCACTCTGCTGTGTGTGATTTCTGTGCCCTCTTCAGTTTGCTAATCAAAACAAGTTTCCGCTGCGTGTTTCTTATCCCCAGAGGGTGGAACTATCCTCAGAAAATTAAAGCTCTCTTATCTCTTAATGTGTCATCACAACTAATAGCCTGGGGACTGTAAACAAGTTTAAATATCAAAACAATTTAGCTGGTGATTGTCTGTGATTATGGATTAAGAATACAAAATTTGTGCTCACTGATATTCAAGGTAGATTGAAAACAAGGAGCCATATCCTCAGCTGATGTAAAtggagggagctgagctgagctgggggagGAAGACTGCTCTGTACTAGCTGAGCATCTGACCCTGGGAGGTTTTCAGAAgtttccatttttgtttttcaaggtGCCAGATAATACATGACAGCACAGGGCTGATCAGGAGGAGCATGGAGGGCCTGGATGATCCTCCCCTTCTCTGAGTTCCCAGGAGCTCGGATTCTGCTGGCTGAGCCCTCCACTTGCAGTCTCTTTGGGGAGCTCATAAATAATGACTTAGAGGAGAAATGATTTAATATTACAAAAGTTTTTCAAGATCAAGTCAAGGTGCCAGAATATTCAAAAACTGTCAGATATGTCAGGGCAGGTGCTTTGTGAGGGATGTGCTTTTTATGTTTGATGTGACAAACACACTGCAGTAAATTCTCAAACATGCACTTGCTACTGCCTTTTCCAAAGCCCTGCCATCAAGCCATCACCTTTAGATCAGACATGCTGGGTGAAGAGATGCAAAAAGATCTTTTGCTAGAAATGCTTTTCCTGGTTCACTGGATTATTTGCAATGGGAGTGATGTGCAGAACGTTCCCCAGATTTGGGGAGATGGTAGTGGGTGTATTTCATAGCACAGCTGGAAGTAAAACTTTTCATGTTAGTGTGTTCCTGTTTTTGGAATGAGtatggaaacaaaatatttgcaaggccccactttttttttatgAACCATTTTCTGCTGTAGGCTGAATAACCCATTCTTCAAAGAATCCCACAGATTAAAAACTGAGGCAGAGAGAATAAGTGTATTTCCTGTAGATATAAGGAATGAAGCCAGCAGAAGTGCAAGGAGATGAATAGTGCAATGAGTGTCCTAACCACTGAACTGTCCTTGTCTCCCATGTGCAGTGCAGAATACACAGaatatttatcttttaattgATAGCTTTTTGGAATATGTATCCGTACAAAGGCTGATGTTGGGTTAATGATGAATCTTACAAAATGAAGTAGGAAAGACATTAATTTTGATGTGGCAGGAAAGTGCTTTCCTAATGAGATAGCAATTAAATAAGAAGGATAGTTATTAAAAGAAATGGTAAATTTAGTGTTCTCTAGCCCTCCTATCTGAGCAGTTCTAGCCGTGGTTCTGGGTAAGGAAAAGGAATGTTTCTGTCAAGCTGGAAGTACCaccagaaaaatacaaaaggaaaaatgtgtcataaaaatcataaaaatattaaagaatgtCAGATAAATGAAATCCATTTCTAGAAGAGAATAATAAAGACTGAGAAAAGATACCCAGAAAGCCAGATgacttttctattttcttaaTTGGGGTAATTATACTAAAACTGACAGCAAGTATTTCCCCAGTagaaaaaaacacccacaaacCTCAGCCAGCAAAAATACCACTCTGAGCATGAGATCTGTGAAGGTTAAAGGCTTGAGTCTGCCATTAGGAGAGTGCGACTCTTCTCCCAAGGTCAGTCCTTACATATGGAGAAGTAATTTTCATTCTGCTCTCCTCACTGTACAAAGTCAATGCTTACCTTGATTTCAACAGTGCTATATTTGGCAAAGTATTAATATAATTGTGTTTGGTCCCAGTCATGTCCTGTTTGAATGTTAAACTCCTCTTAAGACCAAGCCTTTGTGTGCTGCCTCTTGTTGCTTAGGTGCTGTATAAAATGGAGAGCAGTGCAGACCTGCTGGAGCAATCCCTCCAGGGAAACCcgtgctgccagtgcccacaCTGTGTATTTTCTGGGGGTTATACTTCACACCAGCTTTTGTCTGGATCCCTACTGCCATGGGCTGAAAGCACTTTTTTGGGTGTAGTTTTGTCCAAGAAAGATGCAGTTTATGCAGTCCCAGGATGCACCATAGTGTGAGCCAAatgcagcacacaggcacatAGAGACAACCTCCAACAAATCACACTgtgcctcagcccctctgcaAACTCTCAGCTGCTGATGCCCTCTTGTTGTTCATCATGTTCCAGCCACCAGCTTCTCTGTGCATATTTCATTGCATCACACTGAGCACTTCTCCCTCAGGTAAGGCCACTTAGTGGGACAGAAATAACCTTGGCAGTCTGATCCCATGTCACCTGAAACCACCCACTATCTCCTTGCTAATGAGTACAACTTGCAAAGAGGAAAAACGTGATTGTGCAGCCTCAAATAAGAGATTGTGCAGCCCAAGGATCTCTGCCTTTCTCATTAGCCAGTAATGGGTGCCTGGGAGAGACTTTAATAATAAGGCAAAGGTGTGGTGGTACTTCCCCAAGAATAATTTCATAGCTTACAAAAAATTCACAACTCGAGAATTTGCTAAGCCAGAGGCTTTGTCTTTATATCTAACAGCCTTTGATATGTCTCCTTCATGTGTGAATTATTTAGCTACTTTTTAGATGGATGTTAATTTTAGGATCCAGCATTCTGCAGGAGAGAATTTGATATTGACTTCTTGCTGCACATTTTATTAAGAAAAGAATGGGAATGTTAATAACAGGAGATCAGATGGTGTCTGAGCCCCATGCTGCCTCTGTTCACACTAATCCTGGAGTCAGGATTTCCTAGCACATGTGGTGCAGGGTCACTGTACCAAAATTAAGAGTGCTAGTGGCTGCAGAGTCAAGCTGCCCCTTGAGAGCCGGGGCTCTGCCCCACtctctgtgggttttttggtgtgaATGGGAAACTGCCCAAAGCACAGGATGCAGAGTCAAATTGTACCTTCTCTGGCTTTTTTCAAGCCAGAGAGGCTTGACCCACAAGATGCTTGGGTATGATCATATTTCTGTGGGAAACAGTGTGCTGAATCAAGAGTGTTCAGCTCTTGTGGGAACCAGCCAGAAAGAACTTCACTCTCCCCTCAAATCCTTCCATTCTAGGCCAGGGATTTTATCAAACCATATTTTTAATCCTACTTGATTTCTCAAATAAACAGTGAAATGCAAACAGTTGGCCAGAGGGAAAACCTTCCAGTTACTGAAGGGGAAAAGAACAGAATATCCAGATGACTCATGGCTCTGTGGGTGAAGTAATGGCTGCATGTCCTAGCCTGGGATGTGGGTTTGTGGTCCGATGGCACACGGAGTGGATGCACTCAGGTTGTGATGTGTGTGAAAATGGCACTGGTAGGAGCTCTCCTGTGATTTCCCAGAGACAAGTTGTTTGTTAAGATACCACTGACTTCTCAGTAGCAATTAACAAGATAGGAAGGACATACACCAGGTGCAGCCAAACCCTCCTCTGGACACCAGCTGGGGCAAATAGgacaaaacccttctgctgctggaagaggtaggtgctgcagggagagctgcagatGGCTGTGGCTGAAGGAACTCTGGGGACAGTTTCTGAGGGCTGGAGCCACATCCCTGTGAGGTACCTGGTGCCTGTGAAGTTTTGCTTTCCTGGGGCAGGTTATCCAAAGATCTTCTGGATGATCATGCTCTGATGTTTGATGCTCTGATGGTTGATGCCCTTCTCCTTGGTGCCCCCTGCTCCCACTGACTGCTCTTTGCTGTGGGTACTCTCAGGTTTCTGagtcccttcttttttttttttttttctctgatccACTGGTTACAAGAAGACAAAACACATAAATGCTAATGCAAGTGTCAGTACAGAGGCCTCTGCAGAGCCCGACTTGCCACCAATCCCTTGTACCTGCTGGGAATCAAACACTTCTAGGAAGTTGCCAGCCGTTACTCTCTGTCCTATATATGAACAGCTTGCAGGTGcgacaaaaaaaacccaggttgTTTTGCCTGGATACTCAGTTCTTCCTCTCAGTCTCTCTGTTGCAGGATTTCCTTACCTCTCCCAGTCCTTTCCATCCTTTGAGTGCTCcggctgctgctctgtggctgtgcagtgcaggagcagctcagaggagctgcaggtcaGGGCTCCCCTCTGATGATTCCTGCTGGAGGGGAGGTGCCCACAGAGGTGGTGGGCAGTTTTTGGGGAGCCCTCACCCCCCTGAATATATGCACTGCCTGGGAGATACTGCTTTTGCTCTGTGAGTTAGTGGAGGGAGGAATGAGGGTCCACTAAAATCAAATCCCTCTTTAAGGCAGGagcttttggggattttttttttttcctacatccTACCACTGctttctgctgcagaaatacGATGGGATATGGTTTGTAGCCTGGAagacagcagcagggctttgccTGAACCCAGATCTTGGCAGAGCAGTTGGCATTGGGAGATCAGCCAacctttttcagttttctgggACACTCTGGTTTGCCCATGTGATTAAAATTTGCAGTGTGAGATAAACACAGATAGGAATTTATCCATTTCTAACTTGAACAATCCGATGGTGGGAAGACCAAGGAAGCTTCTTTGTTTGTGgcttcagctgtgctgggagtcAGGGCTCGTCCCACATTTGAGGAATCTGCTTTTTTTAGTCTGGGGCTGTTGCTTGGGAAATGGCTGTACTCTCCCTGCAGGCAGATCGATACATTTCAGCTCACTGCACTGCAAGTAACTTTTCATCATACATTAAGAACgaggaaaataaaagccaagatggatgttattttggttttgcttttattttgaattatttattaAGAAGTCACTGCTGTCTTCCTTCTCATCGGGAGACAAAATGCCTTTCTCTTTAATGATTCTTTCCTAGTAAAAAAAGAAGCAAGGTCTTCCCAGTTTTATTTCCCTTCACTCCCTTCTTGGCTGAAGTGTAAATATGGGGTCTCCACCACATGGCAAGATCCCAGTGCAGGCAAAGTCCCCCCTGATGCTGGAGGAGTCTCACCTCATGGTACATTTCTGACCAGTTTTATTATGTTATAGCAGCTGTTATGTGTGCTAGGAGTGGTTGCTGGCACATAAGCAGAGGGTTATAAGTAAACCACAGACTAGCTGAactataattttaattatttactgAACAGCTAATAGAAATACTAATTCTTTTCAAATGAATTCTTAATAAAATATGTTATGGGGCAAAAATTCTGCCATTGGTTCCAATACTAATATGAGCTTCTATACTTCAACTAATAATCCATTTTGATGTTTTTGTTCCTAAATCTAGGTTATTCTGAAGGGAAGGATAAAGAAACTGGCCACCAAGATGGTAATCACTAGTGGAAATGAAGAAGATAAAGGCAgtcaagaaaaggaaagcaaagaagaaaCCATCTTGGCAATGCTTGGAATTATTGGGACAATTCTGAACCTCATTGTGATCATTTTTGTGTATATTTATACAACATTGTAAACTAGAAGGCATGCAAATAGACCAGATAAAACGGCCATTAAGAGTGACAACAAACATTGCTGACTATTGACAAGTTCTTTAATCAGAATTGACTCTGTATTATATTAACACATCATAAAAGCACTGCCTGAAGGCAGCGAAGACTGAAGCACAATTAATTTAACAAGACTTTTTCACACAGTAATAAGCTTAACTCTTCTCTCCTGCCCTCTCCCTTTCGGTTTGGTTTTCAGTTTGGGGGAGAATGACTGCAGTTATATAAGTTGTAGCTTTGAAGAAATCTACCAGGGATATGttgttttaaaagaattaaaaaaaaaaaaaaaaggaaaagaaaataaaatacaagaaaagaaaaaaaaaaaaaaaggaaaagaaagaaactgtAAACTATATATAATTAGAAATGTATGCTGTATACCCGCAAAGATTGAACTCAAAGATAGCCTCATAGCACAGATCACGTGTCTCTTAGGTCAAATGGTTTTTTCTCTTGGCTTTTGCTTTTACTTACATTGAATCTGACAAGCTTTTTATTTAGAATGAACATATGGTGCAATCATGAAAAAAACAATTCTGTTGAGCAAGGTCTGCCTAAACCTGATGAAATGTTGGGAGAAATACATTACAtggttatttttcctttctcatttgcTTAACATCTGTGTCTGTTCATACCaatgtttataaatatatatttttaataaatgtgcTATATTTTTAGCATGAACCAAATATTTGGAGACACTTGTATTCatgcagctaaattttgtttgattAAGTGCCCCTTTTGACAATGGATGTTATTTTCCTCGGCAATTATACAGCAGTCTTGTTTGCAGCCCTCTCACTGAGGTCTGAAGCAAGCTCACATCATGCTCACATGCATGACTTGAAGTTGGAATGTCAGCTGAAAAGCATTGCTGCTTAATATGGGAAATAGCAAAACATTGTAAGGTGACCTTTGGAGACTGGTTGCAGAAAGAAGGCTCTATTTatagttaaaaaaagaaaaagcaaatgaaaggaACACTGAGGCATCTcacaaaatattgcaaaattcATAGAATTTATGGCTTTCAGTATCTGGTCACGCTCTCTAAGTACTTGTGCTGAGAGAAGTGAGCAGAGGTTTATACAGTTGAGAAGAGAAATTTATAGAGCCTAAAGTGAGGGGCTGAAGTGAAATCCAGACTGTAAATACAGAGTGTATTTTAAATGTGAGGATCATTAACTCTTTATGCTTCTCTGACATGTGCTTTAACTGAATTGGTGCAGTGAAATTCTCTGACTTGTGTTTTTGACAGGAATGTACAATGATGATGATCACCATTTTTCTTCAGAGTTCAGTACCTATAAACAtacaaagcattaaaaatatgAGACTTCAATTCTGCCTCAAGCTGCCTAAGTACATTGCCTACTAACTCTGATATATCCTCTTAAAAACCAGGTCAATTAAGTGTTTACTGACTTGTGGTTTGGGTTGCATCCTCAGATGCACAAGGAGGATTGGTATTGAAGTAAGCTAGAGCTGTGAAAATTTTCACCTTAGAGTCTTATTAATTTTAGTGATCAGACCTGTCCCTCTGGAATCAATAATGACTTTTTCACCATTTTCCAGGGTCTAGGAATGATCtcaaaaatacagcatttcaGTGCAGGATATAAAAGAAAGCCTGGAAAGTCCTGAGGGGCACCTCTTATAAACAGAGGTGTTTAGTCTCTTATGGTATCATACAGTCAATAACAAAAACCATTAAGAGTAGAAAAAAGGTCAGTAAATAAATTACAATGAAATCCAATATGAAGGctgaaggaaagcaaagcaaaaataatcTCATGTTAATGAAAACATGACAGGGTGAGAGAGGTGAGAAAATGAGCAGAGATTTGAAGtagaaaacagcagagaaaggcaGTGCCATGCATGCCAGCATGGCTGAGGAAACATTTGTGTTTTCACAGTGCTGGtagagctgcagctctcagggaggACAAGAAACAGTAGTGGTGCAGGACAGTGTAGCTCAGTGAAGGTGatcttgttttttaatttataccTATTTATTGATAATTCTAAGGAATCAGCAAACTCTGCTTTTGATCATCCTGATGGCTACAATATATTTCACTCCACtaggcatttttttcttctgtttaaactactgctgctcacagcctgaGGCTCTGAGCACCTGCACATGCTCCAGCACCAGTGGAACCTCagccagccccttccctgccaggATCTTCTCTGCAGATGTTTCTCTTGAACTTCTTTTCCAGCAAACACCACAGCAATCTGCCCAAGGCTCATGCTCATCTTCTAGAGGGGCATCCTCTGAGTCAAAAGTCTCATGCCAGATATGTCTTTGCCTCCCTCTGCCTCAAATGGCAATATATCTTCTCGGGGGCAGGAAGATGCTTAATTAATGAAATTCCATGAGGGGTTCTACTATTACTACAAATTAAATTGGAAAACAGCATAGGACACCTCACCCACTGAAGCAAAGTGGGAGCTTTTGCTGCTCAGCGCAGCTGCACTTATTCAGACCTGGGCCAGCACCTCCAGCAAGTCAGGTATGGCAAACAGCCCAAATAAGCTGAAATGGTGGATCAAGGGCCCAAGGAATCCATGCTAGTCCTGATGGAGGCAGTTTGTCCAGGTGCACCATCACccctcaccagcagcagctgtgtgcagtGTGCTTTGCCACAGGACTTCTATTCCtctgaaagaggaagaaagattTATCCCATTCCATAAAAAGTttaacatttaatattttaattttacaggTTTCTGTTCACAGATAGTTCTAGAAATATCCTGGGGCAATTTCTTCTTAAGTAGATTCATTAAgtattcatttaaataaaaatgaagagtTTCCTTTGAGGGCAATTTCTTTACCTTTTATTTGGTATCCATGAACAGTGATGGGGGGAAAGTATGTTTTCAAGAATGACAGTGGAAGAGGAATATTTTATACAAGGACCTGAAGGTGTGCCTAcccaggcagctgtgggcaggcCTGCTCTTGGCTCAGTGACAGCTGGAGCCAAATTGCCCTCATGCTTTTTTTATGTGAGCAGTTTCCAGCATGCACCTATAAGAAATATTCAACTAGGTAATATAAATGTCATGGATACCTTATAGTCAGCAACTGCTCTATAAACAGTTGAATAAAACTTCTCATTGCTAGAGTTGAATGGTAAATCTGCTTTGGCAAGGAAAAATCCAACAGTCTCATTTTTGGCTTGACTTGAATGTAACGCAAACAGTTTccaaagtaaattttaaaaaatgaagtatTAGTCCATTAGTGACAGGATCTTTCATCTTTGCTTTTGAGTAGAAGGAAATTAATATCCAATATCATAATAAGATATTAAAGCATCACCTTTTGCATCAGGCAACTAAGAATATGATTATCCTATGTAGTTTGATGGTCTGTATCATgggaatgaaaaatattttcatgaggTGACAGAAAGATGACACTGTCCCCATTATTATCTGTTGTGTTGGCTGGTGGATACAGAAAGACTTTCAAGAAGGGAGAAGATAAAACTGTTTATTATGCACACAACAGGAttaggagaaagaaaacagacagGTTACTGCCCTCCAATCTGGTTCCTACAACTGCACTGAAAACTCAACATCTTGGGAACCACCACATCTTTATAGAGGAATGTATCACACTGTGTGTTGGCTCTCAGGGCAGCCCTTGCAGTTCTTACCTTCTGCTCCTTCCACCTGCACTCTGCAGCAGTGTGTGGCTCATTGTGCCTGAGGAGAGCTTCAACAcaaacccagcctggcagcctctggaagcagttgttttgttttactgagATGTAGCAATCTACTATGGGCCTGAGTTTTATGATTTTAAGGACAGTCATCATCGTGTTACTGTCTGATAATCCAGAGGATACTTCACTCTGTGAATGCCCAGATAAATCCCACCTCTGGCCTACAGGTAAAATTTTGATTCAGTGGGTatcaaaatacaaaagaaaacttcaatTACATCACAACCAAACTTCAAGCATTGCTTAATGTGTCTTATACTTCCATTTATCTGTACACTGAAGCTCACCCCAAATACCCCAAGATCTCATCTGTGTCAAGAGTTCTCATCTCTTCTGAGTCAGAATTACCATTTCTGTGTGAATTATGGCATATGCAGAGAACTTAGAGGGAAATTATAAACATTAACTGAATTAGAACTACAgggaggcagcactgcagaattTACTAATTAGTTTGAGGTCTAGCTGGAGTACTTTGTTTCTGGATAGCCaatattttggagaaaaaatattattgttcCTTGGAAAGTTTGTGGAAAAAATATGTCTAATTGAAAGAAAGAACCtcattgaaaatatttcagcagcagTCCTCCAAAGAAAACACTGACCAGGACTCTGAGTGTCTTGCTTCCCAAGAGAAGTGTTTGGCAGCCCAGGAACACAGTGCACATAAATGTAAGCACCTCTTGTTTACTGAGATGCTTTGTCTTCTCTGGAACAGAATGCACATATTTACAAAGATTTACAAATTTATGAAATAGTGCATAATGCAACatcaacaaataaaaaaatctgtttaccTTTATTTCCAGCAGATGTGCTGCAGACCCTGCACTGCTTCCATGCCTGGCTGTTTGTTTTGGAGGCTCATCCCAGAAGATCTTATAAACTCAGTGCAGCTTTCTTTCCCCACCACTGATCCAAGAGAAACAAAACCTATTATTCAGTGTGGAAACCTCCACACCAGACTGAAATCCCACATGCTTCCCTATGCATTTATCTGCATATGAACCATCTGGTGTCCAATAAGACTTTCCTTGTCTCAGGCATTAGGTTTACTTATCTGCATTTCACCTGGGGGCTCAGGCTGTGAAAGGCAATTTGTAGAGCTGAAAGCACCCAACTGTTCCCAATGATCCAGCTGTACATAATGGAGCTGTCACCTG
It includes:
- the TUNAR gene encoding protein TUNAR, translating into MLCASHLFLMHCMVILKGRIKKLATKMVITSGNEEDKGSQEKESKEETILAMLGIIGTILNLIVIIFVYIYTTL